The Novipirellula artificiosorum genome contains a region encoding:
- the argJ gene encoding bifunctional glutamate N-acetyltransferase/amino-acid acetyltransferase ArgJ translates to MSKSSIYLPAGFRFAGVTCGIKASGKPDVSLIVSDRPLVAAGVYTTNQIVAAPVVLCRSRTPSSTVRAVVTNSGNANACTGSQGDADAKAMCAHVASLVGCDETDVLVMSTGVIGKLLPMEKVKSGIEHAVAELADREEAFFAAAEAIRTTDKDRKTESRELELGGESIRIAAMAKGAGMIAPNMATMLSVICTDASIEPKEANAMLRRVARVSYNRVSVDGHTSTNDTLLLLASGTGTPLQGDSLCLFEQELTELAIQLAKQLVEDGEGATHVMQIRVTGATNDASAETIAKTVAASPLVKTAITGGDPNWGRMVSAAGYAGEPIEPAKVSLRVCEELIYENGTPLKFDAASLSATMKEHPQVNLDLCVGGGNGEAVYWSSDLTTDYVRFNSEYTT, encoded by the coding sequence GTGTCGAAATCGTCAATCTACCTTCCCGCTGGTTTTCGGTTCGCGGGGGTCACCTGCGGCATCAAAGCAAGCGGCAAGCCAGACGTCTCACTTATTGTATCCGATCGTCCACTGGTGGCAGCCGGGGTTTACACGACAAACCAGATCGTTGCCGCACCGGTGGTCCTGTGTCGGTCTCGGACCCCCTCGTCAACCGTTCGTGCCGTCGTCACCAACAGCGGCAATGCGAATGCGTGTACAGGCAGCCAAGGTGACGCGGACGCAAAAGCGATGTGCGCCCATGTTGCCTCACTCGTCGGGTGCGATGAAACCGACGTGCTTGTGATGAGCACGGGGGTGATCGGCAAACTGCTGCCGATGGAAAAAGTGAAATCGGGAATTGAACACGCGGTGGCTGAGTTGGCCGATCGCGAAGAGGCCTTTTTCGCAGCTGCCGAAGCGATCCGCACAACGGACAAGGATCGCAAAACCGAATCGCGTGAACTGGAACTCGGTGGCGAATCCATCCGCATTGCGGCGATGGCCAAGGGAGCTGGAATGATCGCGCCCAACATGGCAACGATGCTGTCGGTCATTTGCACCGACGCATCGATCGAACCCAAGGAAGCGAATGCGATGCTACGCAGGGTTGCACGCGTGAGCTACAATCGTGTCAGTGTGGATGGCCACACCAGCACGAACGATACCTTGTTGCTGCTGGCGAGCGGCACAGGAACACCGCTGCAAGGTGATTCGCTTTGTCTTTTCGAACAAGAGCTGACCGAATTGGCGATCCAGTTAGCCAAGCAGTTGGTCGAGGATGGCGAGGGAGCGACCCATGTGATGCAGATTCGCGTCACAGGCGCGACGAACGATGCCTCGGCGGAAACGATTGCGAAAACCGTTGCGGCCAGTCCGTTAGTGAAGACCGCGATCACCGGCGGCGATCCCAATTGGGGACGCATGGTTTCGGCCGCGGGATACGCCGGTGAACCGATTGAACCGGCAAAGGTATCGCTTCGCGTTTGCGAAGAATTGATTTACGAAAATGGCACGCCACTCAAATTCGATGCTGCGTCATTAAGTGCCACCATGAAAGAGCATCCGCAGGTTAACCTTGATCTTTGCGTTGGTGGTGGAAACGGCGAAGCCGTGTATTGGTCAAGTGACCTGACGACCGACTATGTTCGCTTCAACTCGGAATACACGACCTAG
- a CDS encoding ABC transporter ATP-binding protein, with amino-acid sequence MRLSKRYGDFDALTDCTVRVHRGDIFGLLGPNGAGKTTLIRLLLGYLHPTGGQCRVLGVDPVADSVAVRQHVTYLPGDARLPRHMRGDGVLKFFAEMHPLGDLDRSREVAESLELNTKTRVAFMSTGMRQKLALSVVLGPQTPLLILDEPTANLDPTVRATVLRFVVEARDAGRTVMLSSHVLSEIEDTCNRVAFLRHGRLAHQLLMSDLFQRHRMTAITSDEPIDVPSSLTDQVSLHTHRTSSGNTRVQIDTAGDLGPILTWIDSLRLKNIRFEPFGLRTVYDAVHDGETFDCSDFDGNDAAIETAEVSS; translated from the coding sequence ATGCGGCTGTCAAAGCGGTACGGCGACTTCGACGCATTGACGGACTGTACGGTTCGGGTTCATCGTGGCGATATTTTTGGTTTGCTCGGACCCAATGGTGCTGGCAAAACCACACTCATCCGGCTATTGCTCGGCTACTTGCACCCCACCGGCGGCCAGTGCCGAGTGTTGGGGGTTGATCCCGTGGCCGATTCGGTCGCGGTGCGGCAACACGTTACGTACCTTCCGGGTGACGCGAGGCTGCCCCGCCACATGCGGGGTGACGGAGTGTTGAAGTTCTTTGCCGAGATGCATCCGTTGGGTGACTTGGATCGTAGCCGTGAAGTCGCCGAAAGTCTGGAATTGAACACCAAGACCCGTGTGGCCTTCATGTCCACGGGGATGAGACAGAAACTCGCCCTCTCCGTCGTGCTGGGCCCCCAAACTCCACTGTTGATCCTCGACGAACCGACGGCAAACTTGGACCCAACGGTGCGAGCGACGGTGCTGCGGTTTGTCGTCGAAGCTCGTGATGCGGGCAGGACGGTGATGTTGTCGTCGCATGTGTTGAGCGAAATCGAAGACACCTGCAATCGAGTCGCTTTCTTGCGACATGGCCGGTTAGCCCACCAATTATTGATGAGTGACTTGTTCCAACGTCACCGGATGACGGCAATCACGTCGGACGAGCCGATCGACGTGCCGAGTTCCTTAACCGATCAAGTGAGCCTCCACACGCACCGCACTTCGTCGGGAAACACACGGGTTCAAATCGACACGGCCGGTGACCTGGGGCCGATTTTGACGTGGATCGATTCGTTGCGTTTAAAGAATATTCGGTTTGAGCCGTTTGGGCTTCGAACGGTCTATGACGCCGTGCATGATGGCGAAACGTTCGATTGCAGTGATTTCGATGGCAATGATGCTGCGATCGAAACCGCGGAGGTGTCGTCGTGA